AATCTTAAGTATAGTTATAAAGTGCGAGATCTACATTTTCCATCAGTGACTTTAATTTTTTGGACAATTGGCCATAAAATTCTCAATTTTGCAAAGGATGCCATCAAATAAGTACTTTTAAGTCACTAAGTGACCCTTAAAATTGTGAACTATTTAATGCAGCTGAAAGTTTTCCTCTTGAACTAATAAGGGAAACTTTAACAATTTATAATAATTGTATCCTGATTCTGTTTTGTCCACTTTTTTTGTGTGGCTATTTTGATCTAGATTCTTAAACCTTACAAGGATTGCTAGATGCCCTGTATACACTACATGTGTTACGTTCCTCAtctgaatgaaatgatgttCATCAGTGTGGTGCTTGTTAAATAtctgatgaatgaaaaatgattgtGGATTGGCTAAATGGTGTTGGTAAGATGTTTTACTATCAAAACGATGACAAGTCGCCttcaaaaatattatttcaagACCGACAGACTAAAATGTTGCACACTaagtcattttaatgtaataaaatcattatataaaatcattttatctttGTTGTCTTCGCAGCCGGTGTATTTACAGTCCTGTTCCAGTTTTTCCTGTCCATCATCTCTGCTGCCATGCTGTGTCCTGTGCTGCTTTGTGCCACTCTGCTCCTCCTGACACCTCTGGAGATCACGGAGGCTCGTGCACTGCACCCGTCTCCTGATGCTGTGCAGgtagggagggagaggaaggacaaaagagaggggaaaaaaaaaggaagatacGAGTAGATTGAGTAGGATTCAGAGTGGATGGAGGATATGAGGAAATAGTCCagaaggcagggagagagagcaggaaagaaTAAGAAGAGAGAGTAATGAAATGTATCACTGATTGAATTATTCTCCCTCGTACACTCCCTGGTGATTAAATTTAATCTGTCTTCCCCTTTTTTGTAGTTTATGGAGCAGTTTCTGGAACGCTACAATGACCTTTTGACCCTGGACGACCTGGAGAACCTGTTGAACAGCCAGCCGGAGGAGCAGTCCACCTTCTCCTCGGGGATCAAAGCGGCCGAGTACCCCAAATGGGCTGACGCACAAACGCAGGCGGAGACCCCCTGGCTGCGCCTGCTGAAGGGGGCTCTGGCCAATCAGAAGCGAGCAGAGCCGGACCGGTCACGGAGGGGATGGAACCGAGGATGCTTTGGGCTGAAACTGGACCGGATCGGGTCCATGAGTGGACTGGGCTGTTAGTGGAGGGCAAATAAAGACTGATGACATCCTTCTTAGAGTGTAataaggaaaaacacacatgcgTTCCCATGCAGTGAAGGATGTTCACATGCGTGTAGACTACATGTAGTATGGTGCAAACTTACATTATTGCTAATGTGGTTTCATCCAGCGTAGGTACCATAGATCAGATGCTTCACACTTTTGTGGCTGTTTGAACAAGCAGCTGTAGTTTATTCCATGTGTAAGTATTAAACTGAACATTAGAACATGTGAGCTATGTTTACATCAAATGATCATCTTTGACTGTCaggcttgttttttgtttgttttttttaaagtaatttggCACTTTATGTATTTCTAGCTGTGCTTACAGTAACTGTAAGTGTTTTAGACATTTTGCGGCCAGAAGATCGTGTTTAAAATCAGTTGTATAATGGACGGGGATATTAAAGTGATTGCACCTGTAattcctgctctctgtttttatgtttacttATGATTTGCATGAATAAATGGATTTGACAtttaatgtctttcttttttttttgatattatgCTCCctgaaatgtgtaaatgtgagttTCAACATTCACTTCTAACCCACACAGAAATCCCAGTTTGTTCACTCTCTATTGACACGCGTCATTTTGATTTGTCTCTCAAAGTGGAGATGCAAATTCTCCTGACagattaattttttattttattttttacctctCTATGCTTCATTAAATGTTCCCATGGTTGTTGGAGGAAGTTACATTTCTTCCCACATCATACTGGAGTATGGGTGGCCAGTCctaataaatgtgtgtatgaggtTTTATCCTGGCATTGCTGCCAAGCTCTCAGGGCAAAATATTATAAGCGTCGTGCAGGGAAAAGGATACAAATATTCTGGCATCTTTGTCAGATAATCTCATAAACTTCTACTCCATATTTAGAGATGCCTCACACTGAAATGtttcctgctttttcttttctgctaaATCACTAACTCATATCTATGTGTTAAGCCAAAAACAACACCCCGGACTCGGAGCTTCTGATGgccatttttcatatttcagacTATTTTTGTTAGCTAAGCACTTAATCGACTAATTGCAAAATTCAGCGTGTTATAATGAAAAGAATGTTTAGTTGCATCGTGGACCACTGAGAGATGTTTCATAATATATATGGTCcatgtattattttgtattcattCTGGTATTTGGGTTGAATTTATAGGATTGACAtaaaaaacaggtttaaaaaaaggtttttctaCCCAGACACTAGATGGCAGCCttagtcagtctgtctgtctgagcctCACTACACAGCACTGCCCTCTGGACTTTGTACTGAATTCTAGTACAGGATGCAAGTTGTATAAATGTAGCTGAAGGCCCCTTTTCACATGCGGACATAATTGTGCATATCACCTATTAACAGTCTGCATTTTGTCGTCAGTGCATTTTCTGATAAAGTTgctcaaataaaacatgaataatatTGAATTACATAAAGATATCTTTCTGCTGAACCAAAATAATGATTCCCCCTGATAATTTATTCCATTGCCGCTCACTTCCCTCCTTACAGTGAGTAGAGTCTGGCTGTTGTAATGTAGAAAGAGCATGTGATCTGTATGGGCCAGCATTTACAGTACTGAGGGTATAACATGGAGCAAGTGTTGACTAGCCAGCCAGCGTCTAATCTTAGCCCGACCTTTACTTCCCCTCTTTGACCTTAAGCTGCAAAGCAGAGGCCAAGACTGGCATGCACTCGGGGGTTGTGGTAGTTCAGCTATGCCTGGACCACTGGACTGCAGCCataaaacacaccaacactgtCCAGTTTGGGTGCAGAGAGCTGCATGTGCAGGTAGATGTGTGACGCCTTGCATGTTCATGATCTGCTGTGTAGACACGATGCCATGTCAGAAGGAAGGTTTCATTTGGCTGTCAGGTGTCCCTGCTGGTGAGGCCCAGCGTGCAGCCGGGGGGGGGATATTTCCAGCATCAGAACCTCAACTGACATTCTCATTATtctgattttaacattttgtattATCCCTTGGAGTACTTTCAACACTCCTCCTAGACAAAAGagtcaaaacagacaaaacccAGGCACCTTATATTCTGTGTGTGATGAATAAAAGTGAAGACAGTTCGCTTTGCAGCAGGATGACAAATTGCCAAGTCTTCAGGTGCTGCGCTTTTATTCAGACAAAGAAAACTGTCCGTCAATGAAACGTTTTGGTTTTTCGGATTCTGTTGTGAGAGTCGCTCATTTCCACATAACCTGACAAGCAACAATCTGCCTCAGTAAAAGGCCTCAGAGTGACTGAAGATGCCTCCTCTGCACATGCGCAATGATCCTGTGTCCACGTTGAGTAACCTGGACCTAACCTTTGACTTGTgctgaggagatggagaggcagagagggaagggTAGCTTTCCATAGCTGCAGGAGTCTGAAAGTGAAGGGTCATGGTCTTTGCACATTAAATGTCACAGTGAGGAAGACAGAGATTTGATCCCTCGTTcgctccctctgtgtctccgAGAAGGTCAGTGAGGgtcccctctcttttttcagTCCACTATCTGAGGACTTTAATATCCATATCTGAACCACTTAAAGAcgaggaaaaggaggaaacaggCTTGAAGACAGAAGGACTACTGCTGGAATAATGTAAATCCAAGCAAAAATATGTAGGGCCTAAATTAGCAGCAGATCTGGAGTTTTAAACCCCCATGAAGTGAAGTTGCAGAGGCCAGCTCGCATGTCTCTGCAGGCTGGCGACCTTGACATTCAGAGGGGGCGGGGCGAGGAGCGGTGACTAATGAGGGGCGTGGCCTTAAACTCTGGTCAATCATAAAACCACAGCGCTAAACTTTGCTCGTCCCCACTCACACCCGGAGTCGCAAGACAGGCAGAGGAGTCTCACAAACGGTAAATGCCTCCAAATCTTCAGTAAATCCTGCCAGAGAGGGTCTGCAGCCCGCAGGGCCTCAGCAACAGGCTGCACGGCTCCATAAGCTGATTCAGATCACCTGGGGACAGTCTGCATCAGCTCTCTtcattttaatggaaatgtGGCCCCAGAATTTAAAATTATTCTATAATCCAGCTTTAATTGTGGTTCTTGCTTTTTAAGAGGATGTAAAGTTTCTTTTCAGTGTACTTATTCAGTAGTTTCCACACTTGTTCTGGTGCTCTAACAGAAGTTTACCTGGACTGTGGTCACACCTGAGCAGTGGGATACTTCTGCATGGATGTTTTAACCCTCTGCTTATCTGAAAGCACAATCGTAGAAACTGTCCAGTGAAAGCTAATAAATGGCATCATAAATTTTGCTTTATCAGTGTTTAACAAggtgcttttcttcttcttttctcatttctcccTCCAGAGGATTAGAACAACCCAGGCAAAATGGTGAAAGTTGGTATCAATGGGTAAGGACTCATTTTCATCCACTCACCAGACATAATGAACCTAATCTCcttaattaacacacacacacacactagctcaTCAGGCCGGTCTGTGTGCCCTCTGCAGCCCAACTCACAGCACCGCACCTGTCATCTgggcacacaggaagtgattaacagtgattttaatgtaataacTGCCTTCAGGTTCAGTTTTTAAAACTCAGTCTGCGCTtcttcaaatgtgtgtttgcacatttaaaaaaactctATTATAAAAAGGATACAGACATCCACACAAtaacatgttcatgttctcCATATACTCAGATATACATTCACTTCAAGCTTGTAcaaaggactttttttttttgtgatgaatGATGGACAATATGCCAGTTTAAATTCTACAAAACAGCACCTCTGTACCAAAAAAAGTTTATCCACAACACTGGAGCATAAAGGAAGATGTTTAGACTGTCTTGGAGTATGAGAGCgaattatattaaaaacaacaagtttTAGGCACCAGTGAATGAAATGCAATTTTAAGTCTTTAGTGCGTTGATACTAAAGACGGCCTGAAATGTTATCAGCTTCATCTTTTTAACTGGGTGTTTTTGAAGCTGTCAGACACTTGAGAAGACTCCTCAGCATTTATAGCGCTCAGTACAGAGGAGTAACTCTATGAAAACCGACTTGGGCTGTCTTTGAATGATTAAATGACTCCAAAGTGTTGACTGCCTCGGCCTCGTGGGCTGAATAGCAGGTTAACGGCAGTCTCTCTGTGATTAATTAATAGTGACCCCATTCAGCAGCTGGGGAAGGTACATGTGTGCTAAGTAGGACATCCACAGACGCTCACACTGGCCTGTGGACACTCACCTGGCTGTTACCATGTTCTCCTTTTGAACTTTGCCCTCAGCAGATAACAATATGGGCGGCGGCTTTGACATGGGGGTCATCCAACAGggggttgtttttctgctgtgtgaagCAAAATGGAAGAGGACCTACGTAACTTAAATGTTACTGAGCacatatactcacacacacacgcacaatgtGACGTTAAAGTCTCCCTATCTGTTTCATAGATCTGCTCtttatctctcctcctcctcctcctccccccagtGTCTGAGGACAGAGTGTATCAGTGCCAGGATTTTGGCCCCCACAGTTAAAAAGTAACTCGACTACTAATCAAACAGCGCACTGCCGACACCAGGATTACCACACCAGAAGTTAATTTCGACTTTAGCCCCTGGAGAGGAGAGTGTGAGAGGCGCTTGGCCATAAGCTGAGCAACACATACCTCTTTCCGCCCCTCCTCCTGAACCCTGCCCTTTCTTCAGCAGTGGTTTCAGGTCTCCTGTGGAGTTATGTGTGCCACACAAAAGAAACGGCTACAAGTGTAATGTGATATAGGCCGTGCTTAGTTTGAGTTGAATGTCAAAAAACTAATTTGACATAATCATGACTATTTTCATCTCATAAGAATGTGGAGCATAATTTCAGTCAGACATGTTCAGTCTTCCAGGGACTGTGCTCAGATTTAACACGGTATCATGGCGCCATCTAGAGGCCAGACTGAGAAACATCACTGTTCGCTTTTCAGATTCGGCCGCATCGGTCGCCTGGTGACCCGTGCTGCTTTCACCTCCAAGAAGGTGGAGATTGTGGCCATCAACGACCCTTTCATCGACCTGGAGTACATGGTGAGTCAAGACTGTTTCAAACCCtaatcaccaccaccacaaccagCCATCAGCTGTGCGAtttgtaaatttaaataaactttGGGTCATGGTTGGTAGTTCACTATCTATTCTGATGTgtttgaaagaggaaaaatctgAGGAATTTGATGAATTTAAATTAATGTATTTCCATCCCAAAGTGGAGAGCACCTTTTGCTTTGAAGCTAAATTAACAATGAAGgattttgtaaataaattctGCTTTTGACATaatttgtctcttctcttttaggTCTACATGTTCAAGTATGACTCCACCCACGGCCGCTTCAAGGGTGAGGTCAAGGTTGAGGGCGACAAGCTGGTCATCGACGGAcagaaaatcactgttttcCACGAGTCAGTTCACTTCTCAGGCTTTTAATGTAGAAATAATTTCAGTTCAATTACAAATGCATAGTTGCAGTCAACCAGGATGGAGTAAGCAGTTATGTCTgacctcttctctttttcttttttccccccaggaGGGACCCCGCTAACATCAAATGGGGTGACGCTGGTGCCCAGTATGTGGTTGAGTCCACTGGTGTGTTCACCACCATCGAGAAGGCCTCTGTATGTACTCAGTCCTATTCCAAACACAATCATTCAAAAAATGACGCATGATGTACAATTGGCCAAAAAGCACATGGATTAAATACTATTTCAAAACCCATTTCAGGCTCACTTGAAGGGTGGTGCCAAGAGGGTCATCATCTCTGCGCCCAGCGCTGACGCTCCCATGTTCGTGATGGGTGTCAACCATGAGAAGTACGACAACTCCCTCCCAGTTGTCAGGTAAGAATCAACGTCTCGGACcgtc
The nucleotide sequence above comes from Pempheris klunzingeri isolate RE-2024b chromosome 8, fPemKlu1.hap1, whole genome shotgun sequence. Encoded proteins:
- the nppcl gene encoding C-type natriuretic peptide-like produces the protein MLCPVLLCATLLLLTPLEITEARALHPSPDAVQFMEQFLERYNDLLTLDDLENLLNSQPEEQSTFSSGIKAAEYPKWADAQTQAETPWLRLLKGALANQKRAEPDRSRRGWNRGCFGLKLDRIGSMSGLGC